The DNA region GAAACAGGTTATAATTTATTTTGCAAATATTCAAAATCTCCTTGGATATATATTTGATAGCCTTCTTCCTCTTCTTCCTCTATGAGTTTAGTTTCAAATGAGAATTTGACTAATATAAAAACATCCAAAACCATTATTCATTATTTAATATATCGGCATACATGATCCAGAAAATTAACTCATTAGTATAGTAGAAAAATTAAAAAACCGAATTTTCTATGAAAATTCGGTTTTCGTTGTCACTTTCTGTCATCAATGAACAGGCTATCTGGAATGTAAGCTGTCTGATACGCAACTTGCTGAGCTTTAATTGCCCCCTGCTTCTCCAAGAAATTTGAAGCTTCGTTTTTAAAGAATTCCATACGAGATTTTATTAGAGAATCGTAGCTAAGAATAGACACAATTTGTTCTTTTTCATCTGCTGTAGGCTTCTCTTGGAGAACCAGGAGTTGCTGAACAAGTAACTCCCTCTCCCCCGTAAAGCTCTCCAACTCTTCATACGTCACTTCACTTAACCTATCTACCATTTGATCCGTTAATAACGTTAATTTAATTAGGATTTGCTGGATAGTCACGTTCAGCCCTCCGCTGTCATTCCAGGCGATTTGGCTGCCTCTAACCATGCTTCTCTCAGTTCAGAAAGATGCTCCAACACTTCCATAGCTATATCCTTGTTCTTTTTAATATTAGCTTCAACAAGTCGATTCAACAAGTACTCATATATAGACAACAATTCAGTAGAAATGGAGTAATTAAAGTTCAGAGAAGCAATTAATTCATTAATAATGGCCTGAGCCTTACAAAAGTTATTGTTAGCCTTCTCTATATTCCGCTCTTCCACACCCTCAATCCCCACATTGACGAAACGAATGGCTCCATCATATAACATAATCAGCAATTTGGGTTTAGAGGCAGTCTGTGCTTGCGTCTGTTGATACTTTTGGTACGGTGAAGTAATCAATTATATACCCTCCTTATAATCAAGACAAGAAGCTGGTAAGTGAGCCAGATATACCATTATACTTGTTAATCGCCACTTCCATGGCGGTGAACTGTTTATAGTACTGTGTCTCCTTCCTTGTCATAAGACTGTTCATAGTCGTAATTCGATTGTCAATATTTCTAAGTTCTACTCCCATCAAACTGGTAGCCAGAAATGATGAATTCAGATCACTGTTTGTTTTGGAAGTTCCCGCTTTTTGAGCCATGCTTTCTAGAGAAGTTGAAGAAATTTTCCGCAGTCTTGTGTAAATACCATCCGTGGCATCATATCTTTGACTTGTTCCAGATGAACCAATTTTCCCTGAACTAAACGCATTAGCAACAATATTTGGGTCTGAAGCGATAGCCTGCTTTAATTTATCTTCATCCAAATAAAGCTTCCCTTTTTCAGACCAAGTTCCTGTCGTAATACCTAACTCGGTAAGATTTATTTTTTTCCCATTGCCAAGATCAATATCCTCTATAATTGAAGATCTCATGTCGGAGATTGCTTGTTTTAATATACTATCATTCTTCAGCATCCCGCTCTTGGCTTTATCTTCCCAGAGCTTGATCTCATCTTCTTTCATACCCTCTTTTTGTTCCGAAGTTAACGGTGTATATTTCAAATACCTTTCTTCATCACTCTTGCTATTAAGCGCCGCCAATATTTCATTATATGCAGTCACAAATTGTTTAACGTTGTCTACGATTTTATCAGTATCTTGTACCACTTCAATTTTGGATGATTGCCCGGTAGTGTGAACACCTGTCAAGTTAATTTCTACACCATTCAATGTAAATCGGTTAGATGATTGCTGCATAGTAATTCCGTTAACTGTTAACTTTGCATTCTGACCAACCGATGGTGTTGCCAGATTGAATTTATCAATAATATCACCACTAAAACTGAGTTGTGCATCAGCTCCTGTGGCTTTGTTCGTTAAAGAAAGCTTGCCTAGTGTTGGGTCATATACAGCTGTCACCCCAGCTTCCTTGTTGTTGTTGATTTTAGCGATCATAGAATCAATTGTATCTGTAGCATCAATGTTTATATCAATATCGTTTATTGTAATTTTCGTTTCAGCTGAAATGTCGGAAATGAGAGTCGAGCCTGGCTTATTACCAATTCCCGTGGTACTTACAGTACTCGCTGCCTTAGCTAGTTGTTGTACACTAATATCAAGTGAACCCGTACTCGCCGCTCCTGTGGCTGAAGCAGATACTACACCGGCCGTTCCGCTAACTTCAGCCTTTTTGGTTTGAGTTGAGCTGCTCAAACTCAAATTCATTAAGTTTGTATTCGAGAATGTAATCAACTTTGAACTTATTTCTCTATAAC from Paenibacillus sp. JNUCC-31 includes:
- the fliS gene encoding flagellar export chaperone FliS translates to MITSPYQKYQQTQAQTASKPKLLIMLYDGAIRFVNVGIEGVEERNIEKANNNFCKAQAIINELIASLNFNYSISTELLSIYEYLLNRLVEANIKKNKDIAMEVLEHLSELREAWLEAAKSPGMTAEG
- the fliD gene encoding flagellar filament capping protein FliD produces the protein MRLTGLASGMDVDATVAKLMKAQRLPLDKLNQQKQLVEWKREGYREISSKLITFSNTNLMNLSLSSSTQTKKAEVSGTAGVVSASATGAASTGSLDISVQQLAKAASTVSTTGIGNKPGSTLISDISAETKITINDIDINIDATDTIDSMIAKINNNKEAGVTAVYDPTLGKLSLTNKATGADAQLSFSGDIIDKFNLATPSVGQNAKLTVNGITMQQSSNRFTLNGVEINLTGVHTTGQSSKIEVVQDTDKIVDNVKQFVTAYNEILAALNSKSDEERYLKYTPLTSEQKEGMKEDEIKLWEDKAKSGMLKNDSILKQAISDMRSSIIEDIDLGNGKKINLTELGITTGTWSEKGKLYLDEDKLKQAIASDPNIVANAFSSGKIGSSGTSQRYDATDGIYTRLRKISSTSLESMAQKAGTSKTNSDLNSSFLATSLMGVELRNIDNRITTMNSLMTRKETQYYKQFTAMEVAINKYNGISGSLTSFLS